A section of the Methanoculleus horonobensis genome encodes:
- a CDS encoding SAM-dependent methyltransferase, translating into MDTRTFTAKAVGIVHADNESFSIEVAGPFRPALQELEGFSHIVVLWWGDRVDTPERRNETVCKKPYTRGPETIGIFATRSPARPNPIALSVAPVIDIDIASGIIRVAYIDADDATPVLDIKPYFPVTERVRDVSVPAWSSHWPQWYEDNGEFDWAAEFTCEE; encoded by the coding sequence ATGGATACGCGCACCTTCACTGCAAAGGCGGTCGGCATCGTGCATGCCGACAACGAATCGTTCTCGATCGAGGTTGCCGGGCCGTTCCGGCCCGCGCTCCAGGAACTGGAGGGGTTCAGCCATATCGTCGTGCTCTGGTGGGGAGACCGGGTCGATACGCCGGAGCGCCGGAACGAGACGGTCTGCAAAAAACCCTACACGAGGGGTCCGGAAACGATCGGGATCTTCGCCACCCGGTCGCCCGCCCGGCCGAACCCGATCGCGCTCTCGGTGGCTCCGGTCATCGATATCGACATCGCATCGGGCATCATCAGGGTCGCGTATATCGATGCCGACGACGCGACGCCGGTGCTGGACATCAAGCCCTACTTCCCGGTCACCGAACGGGTTCGGGACGTGAGCGTGCCTGCCTGGTCGTCTCACTGGCCGCAGTGGTATGAAGACAACGGAGAGTTCGACTGGGCGGCGGAGTTCACCTGCGAAGAATGA
- a CDS encoding RNA recognition motif domain-containing protein — MESNKLYVGNLTYSVNEEQLKELFSQYGTVNDVRVIERKGFGFVEMSSPEEAEAAKEALNDTVFEGRTMKIDEARPPRPRSDFRRY, encoded by the coding sequence ATGGAAAGCAACAAGCTGTACGTCGGCAACCTCACCTACTCGGTAAATGAAGAGCAACTGAAAGAACTGTTCAGCCAGTACGGGACGGTAAACGACGTCAGAGTCATCGAGCGCAAAGGCTTCGGGTTTGTCGAGATGTCCAGCCCCGAAGAGGCTGAGGCAGCAAAGGAAGCCCTGAACGACACCGTATTCGAAGGCCGGACCATGAAGATCGATGAGGCTCGGCCCCCGAGACCAAGAAGCGACTTCCGGCGGTACTAG
- a CDS encoding MJ0548 connectase family domain-containing protein has product MTLVIAFIGKQGAVMAGDMREIAFGGDDSLIEELERELYDGSIASDRDLAERADAIGVAIRVRDDKAKVSQRDGMLVGEVTETEGAKTSRKRLYATKGNYAIAEVVESRLQVTQKGRASNFVVLGNEITKRVADQCIQGMWEGGTIRDALRLIMLTMQIAASVTTSVSRTFVLVHTDTMADISGAIANDARKEQKPD; this is encoded by the coding sequence ATGACGCTTGTGATTGCCTTCATCGGAAAACAGGGCGCCGTAATGGCAGGGGATATGCGGGAGATCGCATTCGGAGGGGACGATTCCCTCATCGAGGAGCTGGAACGCGAACTCTACGATGGTTCGATCGCCTCCGACAGAGACCTCGCGGAGCGGGCGGACGCTATCGGAGTGGCAATCCGTGTCCGGGACGACAAAGCCAAGGTCTCGCAGCGGGACGGGATGCTCGTCGGCGAGGTGACCGAGACGGAGGGGGCGAAGACCTCAAGAAAGAGGCTTTATGCTACGAAGGGGAACTATGCGATCGCCGAGGTCGTCGAGTCCCGGCTGCAGGTGACGCAGAAAGGGAGAGCGAGCAACTTCGTGGTGCTGGGAAACGAGATCACGAAGAGAGTCGCCGACCAGTGTATCCAGGGGATGTGGGAAGGGGGAACGATCCGGGATGCGTTGCGTCTCATCATGCTCACCATGCAGATAGCGGCAAGCGTAACGACGTCGGTGAGCAGAACGTTTGTACTGGTGCATACCGATACCATGGCGGATATCTCAGGCGCTATCGCTAACGATGCCCGAAAAGAACAAAAGCCGGATTGA
- a CDS encoding AMP-binding protein encodes MADEEQKPPSYDDLCARFKIDVPEYYNFGFDVIDAWAKKDRNKLAMIWVDQKGNEKKYTFFDLMRLSNQAVNICLKYGIKKGDRVMLMLPRTPEWWIFTIALIKLGAVYCPATTMLTPKDLKYRIQAADIRMIITMAEHADKVEEIREECPTLAVRLMTDGVRDGWVSYPVELDYPAPCSHKLVNLPGMHRTKATDPLLIFFTSGTTGEPKMVVHAHSYPLGHLVTAQLWHDLHPNDLHLTISDTGWGKSAWGKLFGQWIVGACIFVYDIRGRFHATEILPLLEKYGVTTFCCPPTIYRMLILADLDKFDLADMRHCCSAGEALNPEVIRAWEEGTGRTIYEGYGQTETVLCIGTLPGMKTKPGSMGRPMPGWQIELLDDDGNPVGVGEEGRIAIRVDPRPVGLFSGYLNNGDENHKVFSNGFYFTGDKAYVDEDGYFWFIGRDDDVIKSSGYRIGPFEVESALMEHPAVQEAAVVGSPDVLRGLVVKAFIVLKPGYRPTESLVKEIQKQVKRVTAPYKYPRLIEFVESLPKTISGKIKRHELRELEMRRFMDNNSRDSPGIGEGGE; translated from the coding sequence ATGGCAGATGAAGAGCAAAAACCACCGTCCTACGACGACCTATGCGCCAGGTTCAAGATAGACGTCCCTGAATACTATAACTTCGGCTTCGACGTGATCGACGCATGGGCGAAGAAAGACCGGAACAAGCTGGCAATGATCTGGGTTGACCAGAAGGGAAACGAGAAGAAGTACACGTTCTTCGACCTCATGCGCCTCTCGAATCAGGCCGTCAACATCTGCCTGAAGTACGGGATCAAGAAGGGCGACCGGGTCATGCTGATGCTCCCCCGGACACCCGAATGGTGGATCTTCACCATCGCCCTGATCAAACTCGGCGCGGTCTACTGCCCCGCGACGACGATGCTGACCCCGAAAGACCTGAAATACCGCATCCAGGCGGCCGATATCAGGATGATCATCACCATGGCCGAGCACGCCGATAAGGTCGAGGAGATCCGCGAAGAGTGCCCCACGCTCGCCGTCCGGCTCATGACCGACGGCGTGCGGGACGGGTGGGTCAGCTACCCCGTCGAGCTCGACTACCCCGCGCCCTGCTCGCACAAACTGGTGAACCTCCCCGGCATGCACCGGACGAAAGCGACCGACCCGCTGCTGATCTTCTTCACCTCCGGCACCACCGGCGAGCCGAAGATGGTGGTTCACGCCCACTCCTACCCGCTCGGGCACCTCGTCACCGCGCAGTTGTGGCACGACCTGCACCCGAACGACCTGCATCTCACGATCTCCGATACCGGCTGGGGAAAGAGCGCGTGGGGGAAACTCTTCGGCCAGTGGATCGTCGGCGCCTGCATCTTCGTCTACGACATCCGGGGCCGGTTCCACGCCACCGAGATCCTCCCCCTGCTGGAGAAGTACGGGGTCACGACGTTCTGCTGCCCCCCTACCATCTACCGGATGCTGATCCTCGCTGACCTCGACAAGTTCGATCTCGCCGACATGCGGCACTGCTGCAGCGCCGGCGAAGCCCTCAACCCCGAGGTGATCCGGGCATGGGAGGAGGGAACCGGGCGGACGATCTACGAGGGCTACGGCCAGACCGAGACGGTGCTCTGCATCGGGACGCTTCCCGGCATGAAGACCAAACCCGGCTCAATGGGAAGGCCGATGCCGGGCTGGCAGATCGAACTCCTCGACGACGACGGCAACCCGGTGGGCGTCGGGGAGGAAGGGCGGATCGCGATCAGGGTTGATCCCCGGCCGGTCGGGCTCTTCTCCGGGTACCTGAACAACGGCGACGAGAACCACAAGGTCTTCTCGAATGGATTCTACTTCACCGGCGACAAGGCCTACGTGGACGAGGACGGCTACTTCTGGTTCATCGGGCGCGACGACGACGTCATCAAGTCCTCCGGCTACCGGATCGGACCGTTCGAGGTCGAGAGCGCCCTCATGGAACACCCGGCTGTCCAGGAGGCGGCGGTCGTCGGGTCGCCCGACGTGCTCCGCGGGCTGGTCGTCAAGGCCTTCATCGTCTTGAAGCCCGGGTACCGGCCCACGGAGTCGCTCGTCAAGGAGATCCAGAAGCAGGTCAAGCGCGTGACGGCGCCCTACAAGTATCCGCGCCTGATCGAGTTCGTCGAGTCGCTCCCGAAGACCATCTCCGGCAAGATCAAGCGGCACGAACTGCGCGAACTGGAGATGAGGCGGTTTATGGACAACAACTCCCGCGACTCTCCGGGCATCGGAGAGGGCGGGGAGTAA
- a CDS encoding DUF2795 domain-containing protein: MAEERPSVKGGMASAAQASSVRDLSASAFQKFLSGMDYPAGKQDLISHARKNNAPDAVIQVLEMFQDKSFQSAADVSQEFGRVK, from the coding sequence ATGGCAGAAGAGCGACCTTCAGTTAAAGGCGGAATGGCCTCTGCAGCACAGGCATCTTCCGTCCGGGATCTGAGTGCATCCGCATTCCAGAAGTTCCTCAGCGGCATGGACTATCCGGCCGGCAAACAGGACCTGATCAGCCACGCACGGAAGAACAACGCACCCGACGCGGTGATCCAGGTTCTCGAGATGTTCCAGGACAAGTCCTTCCAGTCCGCAGCAGACGTGAGCCAGGAGTTCGGCAGGGTCAAATAA
- a CDS encoding roadblock/LC7 domain-containing protein has protein sequence MTDKMPEGTAIGEMQAPLRWIFSHTTRFSGMVRIRMQDGEGFMLVRKGEPLAAQFMHPLKSLSGPSALKYFGSQPILDFGLFRYEPGEMQEALAVSVEMQALVQPGNGSSMTGRSAENDRPEDIVAETVEHEDAVPHDATFGQEPDQFGALLRHPGVTAIACFADGLCTSSYGKIDADYTVAVAEDLLRWVLRLQSAVPSNGEFVQMTLFYRGGNIIIAPYGDEHLCIFTRPEVQFGQVRRIIREMQGGVGSYPARIP, from the coding sequence ATGACGGATAAAATGCCGGAGGGAACGGCCATCGGGGAGATGCAGGCGCCGCTCCGGTGGATCTTCTCCCATACGACCCGTTTTTCCGGGATGGTACGGATCAGGATGCAGGACGGAGAGGGGTTCATGCTGGTGCGGAAGGGCGAGCCTCTCGCCGCACAGTTCATGCACCCGCTGAAGTCCCTGAGCGGGCCGTCGGCATTGAAGTACTTCGGCAGCCAGCCGATCCTCGACTTCGGCCTCTTCCGGTACGAGCCCGGGGAGATGCAGGAGGCTCTCGCCGTATCAGTAGAGATGCAGGCCCTCGTGCAGCCCGGCAATGGCTCTTCCATGACCGGCCGGTCTGCAGAGAATGACAGGCCGGAGGATATCGTGGCCGAAACCGTGGAGCACGAAGACGCCGTACCCCACGATGCAACGTTCGGGCAGGAACCCGATCAGTTCGGGGCGTTGCTCCGGCATCCCGGGGTGACCGCCATCGCCTGTTTTGCCGACGGCCTCTGCACCTCATCGTACGGGAAGATCGATGCCGACTATACCGTTGCCGTCGCCGAGGATCTGCTCCGGTGGGTGCTCCGCCTGCAGTCGGCTGTGCCGTCAAACGGGGAATTTGTACAGATGACACTCTTCTACCGCGGTGGAAACATCATCATCGCTCCCTACGGCGATGAACATCTCTGTATCTTTACCCGGCCGGAGGTGCAGTTCGGCCAGGTGCGGCGGATTATCAGGGAGATGCAGGGCGGGGTAGGATCCTATCCTGCACGGATCCCCTGA
- the eif1A gene encoding translation initiation factor eIF-1A, which translates to MTNTRGTHNNGSEEIVRVRLPKKKNREIFARADLMLGANHIRVRCEDGVTRTGRIKGKIKKRLWIREGDLLIVVPWSFQDEKCDIVYRYIKPQVDWLKKHNYLSQ; encoded by the coding sequence CTGACAAATACAAGAGGAACACACAATAACGGAAGCGAAGAGATCGTACGCGTACGGTTACCGAAGAAGAAGAATCGCGAGATCTTCGCCCGGGCCGACCTGATGCTCGGGGCAAACCACATCCGTGTCCGCTGCGAGGACGGCGTCACACGCACGGGAAGGATCAAGGGCAAGATCAAGAAGCGGCTCTGGATACGCGAAGGCGACCTCCTGATTGTCGTCCCCTGGAGTTTCCAGGACGAGAAGTGCGATATCGTCTACCGGTACATCAAGCCTCAGGTAGACTGGCTCAAGAAGCACAACTATCTCAGCCAGTAA
- a CDS encoding HAMP domain-containing protein, with protein sequence MAESFSQDIGVFQDGLTIQIPMFYKLMASMLTVAVIPIFLLGIVSAGDTGSVIATLGLQNSIIIMTLLTVLVVFMWSFFLAKSITNPIEQLSKAATSASQGDLTNVEITVTSNDEIGELAVAFNRLINSYMILDTLAKDDAE encoded by the coding sequence ATGGCTGAATCCTTCTCGCAAGATATCGGGGTATTCCAGGACGGCCTCACCATCCAGATCCCGATGTTTTACAAACTTATGGCGAGCATGCTCACCGTTGCAGTCATCCCCATCTTCCTGCTCGGGATCGTCTCGGCAGGGGACACCGGGAGTGTCATCGCCACGCTCGGCCTGCAGAACAGCATCATCATCATGACCCTGCTCACGGTTCTCGTGGTCTTCATGTGGAGTTTCTTCCTTGCAAAGAGCATCACGAACCCCATTGAGCAGCTCTCGAAGGCCGCGACCAGTGCAAGCCAGGGCGATCTCACGAACGTCGAGATCACGGTGACGAGCAACGATGAGATCGGCGAACTCGCAGTCGCGTTCAACCGCCTGATCAACTCCTACATGATCCTCGACACCCTTGCCAAGGACGACGCCGAGTAG